A section of the Apodemus sylvaticus chromosome 10, mApoSyl1.1, whole genome shotgun sequence genome encodes:
- the LOC127695194 gene encoding protein RoBo-1-like isoform X2, protein MFWSSVLKSLLAVCVVTEFAVIFVESLTCESSSCINGDCQTSSTCEASSCFSETQELKMPELPTGLTLQKKGCPVGECTGLAFSATLGGQRTFRYDQQCCDGDKCNHTGMQPSQVPAKENGVWCLACYMEAGMPCIPTLLKCTGNETKCVSFIGTDAVSNNPLSVRVVGTGCATESACNLNMIVLESMHIHSFCSSRFSEPSTTTSAPDSTGLPPTSTSTVPVLISLLLLKVLF, encoded by the exons ATGTTCTGGTCCTCAGTCCTGAAGAGCCTCCTTGCTGTCTGTGTTGTCACAGAGTTTGCTGTGATCTTTGTGG aaagtCTCACTTGTGAAAGCTCTTCATGCATCAATGGAGACTGTCAGACCTCCAGTACATGCGAGGCCTCAAGCTGCTTCAGTGAAACACAGGAACTTAAAATGCCAG AGCTGCCCACAGGCCTAACTCTCCAGAAGAAAGGCTGTCCTGTAGGTGAATGTACTGGACTGGCATTCTCGGCAACACTGGGTGGCCAACGAACATTTAGATATGACCAGCAATGCTGTGATGGTGATAAATGCAACCACACGGGCATGCAAC CATCTCAGGTGCCTGCAAAAGAAAATGGTGTTTGGTGTCTTGCCTGCTATATGGAGGCAGGCATGCCATGTATTCCAACTCTCCTAAAGTGCACGGGGAACGAGACGAAGTGTGTTTCATTTATTGGCACAG ATGCTGTAAGCAACAATCCCCTTTCAGTCAGGGTGGTTGGAACGGGCTGTGCGACAGAAAGCGCCTGCAACCTGAATATGATTGTTCTTGAGTCCATGCATATCCAtagcttctgctccagcaggttCTCTGAACCTTCAACCACCACGTCAGCTCCGGATAGCACGGGCCTCCCACCTACATCCACCTCAACAGTACCAGTTCTGATTAGTCTCCTCTTGCTGAAAGTTTTGTTTTGA